A region of Allocoleopsis franciscana PCC 7113 DNA encodes the following proteins:
- a CDS encoding ABC transporter substrate-binding protein, with protein MTSCSLAKLKTASAQVPQIVVAVLSEPSTFNYALNQSAYSVFGFLYDGLINENPLTSKLEPGLAESWTEDKQRIVVTLREGLKWSDGKPFTTDDVVFTYNEIYLNPKIPAPTQDALRIGQSRAFPTVKKLDDRRVEFTVPEPFAPFLRYVGGIPIMPAHILQESVRTTGSDGKLKFLSTWGTETDPQKIVGNGPYVMESYTPSQRVIFRRNPYYWRKDTQGNPLPYIERIVWQIIENTDTQLISFRSGQLDDLEVAPEAFSLLKQEAKRVGFKIYNGGIDTSTTFIAFNLNKAKNSKNQPLVDPIKSRWFNTKEFRQAVAYAIDRETMKTNVFRGLGELQYSFVYPTSPFYLSPEEGLKVYNYDPEKAKQLLLGAGFKYNAQNRLLDAEGNPVKFTLLTNSERKVRGDMAVQIKRDLDKIGIQVDLRILSFNAYLAKLKNTQDWECYLGGFAGGGIEPHSASNIWTIAGTSHAFNQGPKPGTSNLIGWETSDWEREIDRLYLQGVQELDEEKRKAIYAEYQRIAAEQLPFIHLVERLNLQAVRDRFQGIQYTALGGPFWNLYELKVTD; from the coding sequence ATGACCAGTTGTAGCTTAGCGAAATTAAAAACGGCATCGGCTCAAGTGCCTCAAATTGTTGTCGCTGTTCTCAGTGAACCTTCAACCTTTAACTATGCTCTCAACCAGTCTGCCTACAGTGTTTTTGGTTTTCTCTACGACGGATTAATCAATGAGAACCCCCTAACGAGTAAACTAGAACCGGGTTTAGCGGAGTCCTGGACAGAAGACAAGCAGAGGATTGTGGTTACGTTACGGGAAGGATTAAAGTGGTCAGATGGGAAACCTTTCACAACAGATGATGTGGTTTTTACTTATAACGAAATCTACCTCAATCCCAAAATTCCTGCACCAACCCAAGATGCTCTAAGAATTGGTCAAAGCCGTGCATTCCCCACTGTGAAAAAACTTGATGATCGACGGGTTGAATTCACCGTCCCAGAACCGTTTGCTCCCTTCCTGAGATATGTGGGTGGCATCCCCATTATGCCAGCTCATATTTTACAGGAATCTGTCCGCACCACTGGTTCAGATGGCAAGCTTAAGTTTCTTTCCACTTGGGGAACTGAAACCGATCCTCAAAAAATTGTCGGTAATGGCCCCTATGTGATGGAAAGCTACACCCCCAGCCAGCGTGTAATCTTCCGGCGCAATCCTTACTATTGGCGCAAAGATACTCAAGGGAATCCTCTGCCTTATATTGAGCGGATTGTTTGGCAAATTATCGAAAATACCGACACTCAACTCATCAGTTTCCGTTCAGGGCAATTGGATGATTTGGAAGTAGCACCGGAGGCTTTTAGCTTGCTCAAACAAGAGGCAAAGCGAGTTGGCTTTAAAATTTATAACGGTGGGATTGATACAAGCACAACATTTATTGCTTTCAATCTGAATAAAGCCAAAAATTCTAAAAATCAACCCCTAGTCGATCCCATCAAATCTCGCTGGTTTAATACCAAAGAATTCAGGCAAGCGGTTGCCTATGCCATTGACCGCGAAACCATGAAAACTAATGTTTTTCGGGGATTGGGTGAACTTCAATATTCATTTGTTTATCCCACAAGCCCCTTCTACCTATCACCCGAAGAGGGTTTAAAGGTTTACAATTACGACCCCGAAAAAGCCAAGCAATTATTGCTAGGAGCCGGATTTAAATACAATGCTCAAAATCGGCTTCTGGATGCTGAAGGAAATCCAGTAAAATTTACTCTCCTCACGAATTCAGAACGAAAAGTCAGAGGAGACATGGCTGTGCAGATTAAACGAGATCTAGACAAAATTGGGATACAAGTTGATCTACGAATTCTCAGCTTTAATGCTTACCTAGCAAAACTGAAAAATACGCAGGATTGGGAATGTTATCTTGGGGGATTTGCGGGAGGAGGCATTGAACCTCATAGCGCTAGCAATATATGGACAATTGCGGGAACCTCACACGCCTTTAATCAAGGACCAAAACCAGGCACTTCTAATCTCATTGGTTGGGAAACTTCCGATTGGGAAAGAGAGATTGATCGTCTTTATCTCCAAGGTGTACAGGAACTGGACGAGGAAAAACGCAAGGCCATTTATGCTGAATATCAGAGAATTGCCGCCGAACAATTGCCATTCATCCATTTGGTAGAACGACTGAATCTGCAAGCCGTGCGCGATCGCTTTCAAGGCATTCAATACACGGCTTTAGGTGGCCCTTTCTGGAACCTTTATGAACTAAAGGTGACTGATTGA
- a CDS encoding ABC transporter substrate-binding protein: protein MRVFAPIPAPWRHWLAVMLVMFSAIAFSSCRLADYKTQAAQIPRLVVSTLSDPKTFNYALSSESPNVFSYIYEGLITENGLTGAIEPALAERWQISEDKQRIVFTLRQGLKWSDGEPLTVDDVVFTYNEIYFNELIPTPVRDVLKIGESEALPTVRKLSDRQVEFTVPEPFAPFLRITSLPILPAHSLQESITTKDAQGKPKFLTMLGTSTDPSTIIVNGPYQLASYVPNERVIFQKNPYYWRQPQPYIEQFIWQIVESTDTSLIQFRSGGLDVLSISPDYFSLLKREEKRSNFSIHEDGPAPGTSFIAFNLNKGRRNGKSLIDPIKSRWFNTVAFRQAVAHAINREQMNNNIFRGLGELQNSPISVQSPYYLSSQEGLKIYDYNPARAKELLLGAGFKYNKQGQLFDADGNRVHFTLITNAGNKIREAMAAQIQADLSQIGMQVDLFPLAFNTLLDKLNNTINWECYLLGFTGGIEPNDGANVWSVNGGSHRFNQPAKPGQPPIEGREISDWEREIGRLYILGAKELDEAKRKAIYAETQRITQDYLPFIYLVSPLSMSAVRNRVQGIQFSALGGTLWNIYELKTVEK, encoded by the coding sequence ATGAGAGTTTTTGCCCCTATTCCTGCACCTTGGCGTCACTGGCTAGCGGTCATGCTAGTGATGTTCAGCGCGATCGCATTTTCCTCCTGTAGATTAGCAGACTACAAAACTCAAGCCGCGCAGATTCCGCGATTAGTGGTGAGTACCCTGAGTGACCCCAAGACCTTTAATTATGCCCTCAGCAGTGAATCGCCTAATGTGTTTAGCTATATCTATGAGGGATTAATTACTGAAAATGGACTCACCGGAGCCATTGAGCCTGCCCTTGCAGAACGTTGGCAGATTTCTGAGGACAAGCAACGCATTGTATTTACCCTGCGGCAGGGATTGAAGTGGTCTGATGGCGAACCCCTAACCGTGGATGATGTGGTTTTCACCTACAATGAAATCTACTTCAATGAATTGATTCCCACCCCTGTGAGAGATGTCCTAAAAATTGGAGAAAGTGAAGCATTGCCGACGGTACGAAAACTCAGCGATCGCCAAGTCGAATTTACTGTACCAGAACCCTTTGCTCCTTTTTTACGGATTACTAGTCTTCCTATTTTACCTGCCCATTCCTTGCAGGAATCAATTACCACCAAAGACGCTCAAGGTAAGCCCAAATTTCTCACAATGCTGGGCACTTCTACTGACCCTAGCACGATTATTGTCAATGGCCCTTACCAACTCGCTAGTTATGTTCCTAACGAGCGTGTAATCTTCCAGAAAAATCCTTATTACTGGCGGCAGCCTCAACCTTATATTGAACAATTCATTTGGCAAATTGTAGAATCAACCGATACATCCTTAATTCAGTTTCGCTCTGGAGGATTAGATGTTTTAAGTATCTCTCCCGACTATTTTTCTTTGCTCAAACGCGAAGAAAAGCGGAGTAACTTCTCAATTCACGAAGATGGGCCAGCACCAGGAACTAGTTTTATTGCTTTTAATCTAAATAAAGGTCGAAGGAACGGGAAATCCCTGATCGATCCGATTAAATCTCGTTGGTTTAATACTGTAGCCTTTAGACAAGCCGTAGCGCACGCGATTAATCGTGAGCAAATGAACAACAATATCTTTCGGGGACTGGGAGAATTACAAAATTCACCTATTTCTGTACAAAGCCCCTACTATCTTTCGTCCCAAGAGGGTCTTAAAATCTATGATTACAATCCAGCACGAGCCAAAGAATTACTCCTAGGAGCAGGCTTCAAGTACAACAAGCAAGGTCAACTTTTCGATGCCGATGGCAATCGCGTACACTTTACCCTAATCACCAATGCGGGCAATAAAATTCGCGAGGCTATGGCAGCCCAAATTCAGGCAGACTTGAGCCAAATCGGTATGCAAGTTGATCTCTTTCCCTTAGCGTTTAACACACTTCTCGACAAGCTCAACAATACAATCAATTGGGAATGTTATTTGCTAGGATTTACAGGGGGTATTGAGCCAAATGATGGGGCGAATGTCTGGTCTGTAAATGGTGGATCGCATCGCTTCAATCAACCCGCTAAACCTGGACAACCGCCAATTGAAGGACGGGAAATTTCAGACTGGGAGCGGGAAATTGGTCGCCTCTACATCCTGGGAGCTAAGGAGTTAGATGAAGCCAAACGTAAAGCTATTTATGCGGAAACCCAACGAATTACGCAGGATTATTTACCCTTTATTTACCTGGTTAGCCCACTCTCAATGTCTGCGGTACGTAATCGCGTTCAAGGCATTCAATTTTCTGCTCTTGGAGGAACACTCTGGAACATTTACGAACTTAAAACTGTAGAGAAATAG
- a CDS encoding Uma2 family endonuclease: METLTLNVPPAVGLTDEQFYQLCVANEEWRLELTANGELIIMPPTGGESGISNAGLTAKLYNWNEQTKLGKVFDSSTEFRLPNGAKRCPDASWVLRERWEALPRDDRKRFPPLCPDFVVELRSETDSLEQLRSKMGEYRNNGARLGWLIDPQTPLVEIYRPAVEVETLHFSLNEPPILSGEDVLPGFVLDLAPILNP, from the coding sequence ATGGAAACTCTAACGCTGAATGTACCCCCTGCTGTTGGTCTGACAGACGAGCAATTTTATCAGCTATGTGTGGCAAATGAAGAGTGGCGGTTGGAGCTAACAGCAAATGGAGAATTGATTATTATGCCCCCAACTGGCGGAGAAAGCGGCATCAGCAATGCTGGGCTAACGGCGAAACTTTACAACTGGAACGAGCAAACCAAGCTGGGGAAAGTCTTTGACTCTTCAACGGAGTTCCGATTACCCAATGGTGCCAAACGTTGTCCCGATGCCTCTTGGGTGCTGCGCGAACGATGGGAAGCCTTACCTCGTGACGATAGGAAGCGCTTCCCTCCCCTCTGCCCAGATTTTGTGGTCGAACTGCGTTCTGAGACAGATTCTCTGGAGCAATTGCGCTCAAAAATGGGTGAATACCGGAATAATGGTGCTCGCTTGGGGTGGCTGATTGACCCCCAGACGCCGTTAGTGGAAATTTATCGACCTGCGGTTGAGGTAGAAACGCTCCATTTTTCCTTGAACGAACCGCCTATTCTTTCTGGCGAAGACGTGCTGCCTGGGTTCGTCCTAGATTTGGCTCCTATCCTGAATCCTTGA